A genomic window from Salvia hispanica cultivar TCC Black 2014 chromosome 5, UniMelb_Shisp_WGS_1.0, whole genome shotgun sequence includes:
- the LOC125189232 gene encoding mediator of RNA polymerase II transcription subunit 32, whose amino-acid sequence MDNIVDSLTTAHQEFISAAASTLEAKENSGGQKTPATDAALENFKQRWELFRVACDQAEEFVESVKQRIGSECLVDEATGSVAPRPGQPAPSGLPPISAVRLEQMSKAVRWLVIELQQGSGAGGGTSHPNSAAPFDARFTEDPAQ is encoded by the coding sequence ATGGACAATATAGTGGATTCCTTGACTACTGCCCATCAAGAGTTCATTTCTGCAGCAGCTAGTACATTGGAAGCAAAGGAGAACTCAGGTGGTCAAAAAACTCCTGCCACTGATGCTGCACTAGAGAATTTCAAGCAACGTTGGGAGCTTTTCCGAGTTGCTTGTGATCAAGCTGAAGAATTTGTGGAATCTGTAAAGCAAAGAATTGGGTCCGAGTGTCTTGTGGATGAGGCTACTGGCTCTGTTGCTCCTAGACCTGGCCAGCCTGCTCCAAGTGGTCTTCCACCGATCAGTGCTGTTCGCTTGGAGCAAATGAGTAAAGCTGTTAGATGGCTGGTGATTGAACTGCAACAAGGGTCTGGGGCTGGAGGTGGCACGTCGCATCCTAACTCCGCCGCTCCTTTTGATGCTAGATTTACCGAAGATCCTGCTCAATAG